A region of the Kiritimatiellia bacterium genome:
GCGCGCTGGCCGTCGCCGCCGCCGGCCTGGGCGCGGCCGTTTCACCTTGAGTCCCCGCGCCGCGCGTGAGAGGATGCGCGCAGGTCGAGGACGGATTTTCCCATGATAAGGTCGTTTATATTCAACCAGGGCAAGCTGGTGAGCCAGGACGTCGGGCTCGACGTCCTGCGCCTGCTGTTGTACGACGAGGGCGTCCAGATCTGGGCGGATGCGGAGAAGCCGACCGAGGCGGAATACAAGGGCCTGCTCGAGGGCGTGTTCAACTTCCATCCGCTGGCCATCGAGGATTGCATCGCCGTCACCGAGCGCCCGAAAATCGACGAATACGAGCAATACCTCTTCATGGTGGTCCACGCGGCGGACTACCGGCCCGACACCCGCAAGTTCCACACGACGGAACTCAACCTTTTCATCGGCCGGAACTTCCTGGTGACCGTGCACGAGGACCCCCTGAAGAGCGTCGCGGCCACCATCGAGCGCGTGGTGAAAAACGCGCCCGTCATCGCGCGCGCGCCGGACCGCCTGACCTACCACCTGCTGGACAGCCTGCTCGACAACTACGAGCCGGCCCTGCTCAACCTCTCCAACGAGATGAGCGAACTGGAAAAGCGGGCGCTGACGTACTCGTCCGTGGACATCCTGACGGAAGTCCTGCAACTGAAGACGGAGGTTCACCACCTGCGGCAGATCGTGACGCCGCAGCGGGAGGTGAT
Encoded here:
- a CDS encoding magnesium transporter CorA family protein; this encodes MIRSFIFNQGKLVSQDVGLDVLRLLLYDEGVQIWADAEKPTEAEYKGLLEGVFNFHPLAIEDCIAVTERPKIDEYEQYLFMVVHAADYRPDTRKFHTTELNLFIGRNFLVTVHEDPLKSVAATIERVVKNAPVIARAPDRLTYHLLDSLLDNYEPALLNLSNEMSELEKRALTYSSVDILTEVLQLKTEVHHLRQIVTPQREVISRLAHGEFKIVRTSLLPYYRDLLDHRSRISDRIDTYRDMLTNTLQINL